The Coleofasciculaceae cyanobacterium genome window below encodes:
- the psbM gene encoding photosystem II reaction center protein PsbM produces MEVNDLGFVATILFVLVPTVFLLILFIQTNKDQREN; encoded by the coding sequence ATGGAAGTTAATGATTTGGGATTTGTAGCTACAATCCTATTTGTTTTAGTTCCTACCGTCTTCTTGCTAATTCTTTTTATCCAAACAAATAAAGATCAAAGAGAAAATTAA